The genomic DNA TCTAGATTTGtcatttatttatctttatttcatGTCAATTGCTTTACGTTTAAACGAAAAAAAATTTCTAATTAATTTTCAATAAgcaaggcaacgtaccgatttaacatttAAGTCATCGATtttatcgctatgttgggtgaatatcaattgacttgtgttaaaacggtatatccttctcaaaaatcaaaaaattgaaaattctcGTGTTTCAATCTGATCACGATTAAatcttacattgaactcgtatttttggaaatcaagacaacacatgtttataagataccaattttgggcgtcgcgagggtgctaataccttcctcgcgcgtaaccgactcccgaaccctaattctTCTCTgacttttaacgtagacctaaacccggccttctttttgttttaaaaaaggaatctaataggtgtccgatcacacctaggaaaaaggatcggtgacgactccctgtttattttaaaatcaaatttcagttttcaaattttcaatagatcgccacaattagcgaccgaaagctaaatttttacgtcgctacaatattataatgtttaaaattattaaatttaaaacataTTATGCACAAGCAAAATTTCTACAATTATATCTTACTTTAACAAAAATTCAACTTACTTTTGATAGCTATTAAACTTACCACAACACTTTTGTGGAAATCATTTGTTCACCTTTCACAACCTTAGCCCATAGTACACTTTTATAGAACGTACTGGATATACAGAACAATtacagaggtgcattattatgcactaatGAACAGAGAGCACTAAGGTGCTATACAAAGAGCACAAATGTGCTAAATGGAGAGCATTAATGTGTTAATAATCGGAGAGCATGCTAAGGTCCCTTAATGACATGCTACTAATATCCTAGTAGTTCTAAATTCTGTCTACTTGGgcattaaatttgaatttaatacAATTTCTCATAATAAATATATGTCTTGAAAAGTATTCCATATTTTTTCTATTTCACAAGTTAGTCCTTAATAAATAAGTCATATGTATAGTATctttttcacacatatatttctTTCATAACATCATTACTTAATATTCAAACAATTATATCATTTCATATTCTTCACCTATACTTTTCTTtacatatttcataatttcacaatttaatcatttgtttaatatttatatatatttattttacatttgtatcataaataatttatatactAAAATCataaacatttaaaaaataaatttaaatcctTGTAGCACTTATGAAATATCCTCTTCTTCCTTTATCTTcaaccttctcttttccttttctttcaattacgtcccctcctttcttttctttctcgtCAATTTTCATAACAAGcatataacatttatatattaAAGACCAAAATCAAGTGACTTTCCTATGCtatttaatataaacaaacataTATGACATGATAATTTCATCATTTCTTACCTTAACTCCTTGAAAACCAAAAACTTAAGTCTTGCTTTTTCCCTTCTTTAACATATTTACGAGGGTTCTCTCATGAAACTAAGATGCTCACTAGCCTTTAATATAGTTTTTACTAAAGAAATTCCAAAGAAAATGAAGGTTTTGAGCTTGGAGTGTTCAACAACGGAGAAAGGACACAAAGAGAATAAAAACAAAAGATGGGTGATGGTAGAGATGAAAGTGATGATTTGGTAAaaaaaagatgacaacttttcaTCTTTTCTCCAATTTTCTACGCCATTCCCTAAAAAGTCTCACTATTTTTaagtaaaatgataaaattgttaATAAGTCCTCTAGCCATTCATCTTTTCACtatagcctcaaatcattatGCCCAATAAATATTTACTCGGCTAATTAACACTTTATCCTTCCTCATCTTTCATAATTCCTAGGATGGCTCATACTTCACTTTGGTTAAATTTCTTCTTAATCTTTCCTTCCTTTCCACTACTATTATGTATCTCCTAACTTAGTATTTTTCCTATCTTGGGCACAACAAATTCTCTATTCTTTCAATTAAGTCTATGCatctatttaaaattttcctatctaaggagtattttttaattttttattgggTCTAAATACTTCCTAATTTAATACTCAATTCCTATTTAttatatttcaagaattttgcaCTAATTCTCGACCTGATTCATCACTCTACCTAACTTCGAGTTAAAACGTAGATATTACACAACTCAAACCTAACCCAAGTCATGATCAAGTTTATTGTCCACGACCATTTCTACCTtccaataatataatttattttaaaaacaaaacatcATTAAAATAAACTTTTCGAATTGATGCTCGATTGATTCCTGATAGTAATTTAATGggatgtttaaaataaataataatggaaaaattatattgagatgtttaaaaataaataataatatagataaaaatatattatacgAATAAAAAGATATCCATATCGACATCCTATGCAAAATATATGGTGGATAAGTGTACTTCATATTTATTTCAAGGTTTTGGAGCTTGTGGAGGCAAAATCACAATCAACAATCATCCATGGAGAACTATGTACCTATGCATGAATGCCGTGTACACAAAATCTCCATCATCGTCAACAGAACCCATGCTATCCTCCATTCCATAGCCATACTGTTCTTGATTCATTACAGGCTTTCCTTCTTTTTCCAACATCCCCCAAACATCACCATCCCCACTCTTCCATGGCTTCTAATCTTCGTCTCCGAGTTGCTTCTCTGTTTAGCATGGCTCCTTACACAATTCTATCGTTGGCGCCCTGTTTACCGGACCGTATTCCCCGAGAGATTGCCAGCTGATGATAAGCTTCCGGCCATTGATGTTTTCATTTGCACTGCGGATCCTAACAAGGAGCCGAGTGTGGAAGTTATGAATACTGTGATATCGGCTATGGCGTTAGATTATCCACCGGAAAAGCTTCATGTTTATGTTTCCGACGACGCTGGCTCCGATGCAACGTTGCGCTGTACGAAGGAGGCTTGGAACTTTGCCAGGTATTGGGTTCCTTTTTGTAGGAAATATGGCCTCGTGACTGCTTGTCCGGACGTTTATTTTTCAAGCTCCGAAGATGGCTTTAAGGGTTCTTCTGAGTTCAAGGCAGAGAGGAAAAAGATGGAAGTAATATACTGCaaatttatacattatttatataCATTATATACTTATTACAAACTTTGCTTTGCTAATTAAAGACCACTATCAGTGGATTACTAAAATtttttaataacaaaattaaaatatatatttttatgaaattttattatttcaataattataatttttaaagaattaaattaaattttatcaaaattaaaatataattttattatttttaatttaaatttttataaattatgaaGTCTCTAACTATATGACCAAAGGCACAGGTATCCAGAAGTGATAAAttaaagtttatttatttttttggttaAGGAAAAATACGAGATTTTGAAGCAACGGATAAGGAGAATTGTGCAAGAAAATCATACGGATGTCCCCGTCAACAATAAACTTAACCACTCATCAATAATCGAGGTATATCCCCTAATTTCAATTcatttaaattcttttttttggtatttattttattattaaaatggaCAGTGAAATTGCCATTTTCTTATATTCATTAAAAAAGTTTAAGATAGTTTTATTACTATTTGTACTTATTTTTTTATATCTAAAACAATATGATGTTATTagaaaaataattgttgataaaaAAGTTATAAATTATTTTGCAGGTTATAAACGAGTATCACAAAGAGAAAGATGAAGTTAAAATACCTATACTTGTTTATGTTTCTCGTGAGAAAAGACCTTCTCATCATCATAATTTCAAAGCTGGAGCCCTTAATGTCCTTGTACGTCACTTTAGATTTATGAGTAATTGTTTAATTTGATCGGTTTGATTATAAGTTTGATTGATTTTCTTCAAATATAatcaaatagataaattaatataAGCTTAATTGATTTGACTAaactaatttgatatttttaaattcaATTGGTTATGCGGATTAATCAATTATTTTTTTTAGGTTATGCGGATTaatcaattattttttttactatAGTCTCTTTTAAAAAAAGTTGAGTTTCATTGGAAGATTGAGGTTAATATAATCGGCCTGGTCAAGCATAGATAAAAGTTGCCCTCATGATCCTCTTTAGAGAAGGGGAATAGAATATTAACAATACATTCCCGTAAGCCCCTGGGCAAGGGCAATTACGGGGAATACAATACTAAACATGTTTGATATTTCACTCATGAGCAAGGTTAGTAAATTAAGTTATGAAATTCAATATCCAATAACCGATCAACTTAATCATTTTAATtaagatattaattaatttaaccgAATTGATCAAATAACTTGGTTATCATCACTTCTCACTCACCCCTACTCTACTTTAAGTCACATTTTTTTTCCTGTTAGCTAACATATTAATAGCTTATGTTATGTTTATGTTGTATTCTTTTTATTGTCAGCTTCGAGTTTCAGCGATGATAAGCAATTCTCCGTATATTCTAGTTCTTGATTGTGACATGCATTGCAATGATCCAACTTCAGCTAGACAAGCAATGTGTTACCATTGTGATCCTCAAACATCTCAATCTATAGCATTCGTGCAATTCCCACAAACATTTCGAAATATTAGTGAAGACGACATCTATGACAGTCAACTTCGATTTGTATTCAAGGTTGATAACTAAGAtattgtgtgtatatatattgaaATTGATCTTTTAATTTGATGAGAAGGAGTGGTGGTTGACTGTTTTATTCATTTCTCTCCTTTGAATTCAGATACAATGGCATGGATTCGATGGTGCCGGAGGACCAACAATATCGGGTACAAACTTTTATATAAAGAGGGAAGCATTATTAGGCAGTTTTAGTAAGCAACAAGGTGAGTCAAATTGTTGTTACTACTTTCAACCATTAAAAAAAAATGTTATTACTACTGAATTAAAGGTTTTTGTattgatatgaaaatataataaattgttattattattttgcttaAGTTTGAAGTGAGGGAGGCTTGCCTTGACccaaaaattcattttttaaaaatattttattttaatatttctatatatttaataaaagattattttttttattaaatatgaattaTTGTATATGAGTACGTAGGGTCAGGTAAGGGGAgactcaatatatatatatttaactatgTAGAGATGCCAATGAGGTGGGTGATTTTTTGCCTGCCTCAATCTCCATCAAGCTTTTTACCTCTAATCAATTGTAGCATAAATTGTTAACAAGTTTTTTTAGGACATaacaaattgataaattgaaaatgTTATAACTAATGACTCGTTAATATAGACCTTATGGCACTCAAAAGATCATTTGGTCCATCCAATGACTTCATTAAAACCCTAGTCGAAGACTATAAGCCATGTTTCATAAAAGATGGAGAATCTTCAAGGATGTTGCTAGAACATGCCAATGTTTTAGCCTCTTGCTCTTATGAAGATCAAACAACATGGGGTACAAAGGTAAGTATACATTAGCTTCTTCCTCCAAAATTTTAATGAtactttataattttttgaaCATATTGAATCTAAACTATTTGTATATATGATGGATACACATATGTTTACAAATTAATTATTGTGTTTTAGATACACATGTATTTACAATTTGATGGCTAGACTGACAGAAGAATTTGATTGATGCAATACTAATACTCTGAGGATTCAATtagaatattttgaaatttagggactaatttatGCTATAGACAATAATTTGGATATGTTTGGTGTAATTAACCCTTTTATATATGTTTATGCAGGTTGGTTTTTTGTACTTCTGCGTGTTGGAAGATTACTTCACTGGATTTACTTTACATCGT from Gossypium arboreum isolate Shixiya-1 chromosome 9, ASM2569848v2, whole genome shotgun sequence includes the following:
- the LOC108454873 gene encoding cellulose synthase-like protein E1, whose product is MENYVPMHECRVHKISIIVNRTHAILHSIAILFLIHYRLSFFFQHPPNITIPTLPWLLIFVSELLLCLAWLLTQFYRWRPVYRTVFPERLPADDKLPAIDVFICTADPNKEPSVEVMNTVISAMALDYPPEKLHVYVSDDAGSDATLRCTKEAWNFARYWVPFCRKYGLVTACPDVYFSSSEDGFKGSSEFKAERKKMEEKYEILKQRIRRIVQENHTDVPVNNKLNHSSIIEVINEYHKEKDEVKIPILVYVSREKRPSHHHNFKAGALNVLLRVSAMISNSPYILVLDCDMHCNDPTSARQAMCYHCDPQTSQSIAFVQFPQTFRNISEDDIYDSQLRFVFKIQWHGFDGAGGPTISGTNFYIKREALLGSFSKQQDLMALKRSFGPSNDFIKTLVEDYKPCFIKDGESSRMLLEHANVLASCSYEDQTTWGTKVGFLYFCVLEDYFTGFTLHRKGWKSVYLYPKRPQFLGISTTNFNETSIQWTRWVSGLTSVTISRFCPLICGPLKMSLVHLMCYLEVACMPLLCCLSVWGFALIPQLCLFNGIPLYPKISDSNFNIFSIIFISAISKSLYDIVTTGDQFRVWKNEWRIWMVRSVTCYTYGSLDAILNKLGIKEASFLPTNKVTDDEQVKLYEMGIFDFRAATMFLAPLVVVILVNFAAFVGAVFKALVVDDNGDRYWEKMFGQMFLSFYILVSNYVIIEGMIIRKDKASIPLSATLWSVVFSVFILLIGSAILC